The Diorhabda sublineata isolate icDioSubl1.1 chromosome 6, icDioSubl1.1, whole genome shotgun sequence genome includes a window with the following:
- the LOC130445242 gene encoding collagen alpha-2(I) chain-like: MKFLVTFALLAFAVSAHASAIGLGYGGVGLINPLALSPIGPSGIVTGAGAAGPSGVVTGSGAAGPAGIVTGAGAVGPTGPNGIGYLGAPALGLGLAGLGPSGIVTGVGAAGPSGVVTGAGAAGPAGIVTGVGAVGPTGPNGIGYLGAPALGLGLARPGLGLGLIGH; the protein is encoded by the exons ATGAAATTCTTG GTTACTTTTGCTTTATTGGCCTTCGCTGTCTCCGCTCATGCCTCAGCTATAGGTTTAGGTTATGGCGGAGTTGGTCTAATTAATCCACTAGCTCTTAGTCCTATTGGACCATCTGGAATCGTAACTGGTGCAGGCGCTGCAGGACCTTCTGGTGTTGTAACTGGTTCTGGAGCCGCTGGGCCTGCTGGAATTGTTACCGGAGCTGGAGCTGTTGGACCAACTGGACCTAATGGAATTGGATATTTGGGAGCACCAGCTTTAGGCTTGGGTCTCGCTGGACTCGGACCATCTGGAATCGTAACCGGTGTAGGCGCTGCAGGACCTTCTGGTGTTGTAACTGGTGCTGGAGCCGCCGGACCTGCTGGAATTGTTACTGGAGTCGGAGCTGTTGGACCAACTGGACCCAATGGAATTGGATATTTGGGAGCACCAGCTTTAGGTTTAGGTCTTGCTAGACCTGGTTTGGGACTTGGCTTGATCGGACactga
- the LOC130445430 gene encoding collagen alpha-2(I) chain-like, with product MNSLIFLTVIALAATASASIHGLGLGYGLGHGAFAHPYALSPVGPSGVVTGAGAAGPSGVVTGAGAVGPSGVVNGHGAVGPTGPNGHGAVWAAPLALGLGHAGAGWGYGGWGHGLGAGHWGH from the exons ATGAACTCTTTG ATTTTTCTTACTGTTATTGCCTTGGCAGCCACTGCTTCTGCCTCAATTCATGGTCTCGGTCTAGGTTATGGACTTGGTCACGGTGCTTTTGCTCACCCTTACGCCCTCAGCCCAGTTGGTCCATCTGGTGTTGTAACTGGAGCCGGTGCTGCTGGTCCATCCGGAGTTGTAACTGGAGCTGGTGCAGTTGGACCATCTGGAGTAGTTAACGGACATGGAGCAGTAGGACCAACTGGACCCAATGGACATGGAGCTGTCTGGGCTGCACCATTGGCTTTGGGATTGGGACATGCTGGTGCTGGTTGGGGTTACGGCGGATGGGGACATGGCTTAGGAGCAGGACATTGGGGTCATTAG
- the LOC130445464 gene encoding uncharacterized protein LOC130445464: MNSLIAFAFVAFAASASASIHGLGLGHAAIVNPHALSPVGPSGIVTGAGAAGPSGVVTGAGAAGPSGVVNGHGAVGPTGPNGHGVAWAAPLAVGYAGLAGPAGWAGHGAWGAAPLALGHAGWGLGYGGWGHGYGAGHWGHGW, from the coding sequence attGCCTTTGCCTTCGTCGCCTTCGCAGCCTCTGCCTCTGCTTCAATCCACGGTCTTGGACTTGGTCATGCTGCCATCGTGAACCCCCATGCTCTTAGTCCCGTTGGCCCATCAGGAATTGTTACTGGTGCCGGAGCTGCTGGTCCATCTGGAGTTGTAACCGGAGCCGGAGCCGCTGGACCTTCTGGAGTTGTAAACGGACATGGAGCAGTAGGACCAACCGGACCTAACGGACATGGAGTAGCTTGGGCAGCTCCTTTAGCTGTCGGGTACGCTGGATTAGCAGGACCCGCTGGATGGGCAGGACACGGTGCATGGGGTGCTGCTCCATTAGCTTTGGGACACGCCGGTTGGGGTCTAGGATATGGCGGATGGGGACATGGATATGGAGCTGGTCATTGGGGTCATGGTTGGTAA
- the LOC130445236 gene encoding cuticle protein 64-like, producing the protein MNSLFVAIFATVAVAASASGIGPIGGWAAPGWGAPGWGAAGWGAGGWGAAPLGWGYGGHGAALAVPAVRVVQASGVVTGAGAAGPSGVVTGAGAAGPSGIVTGAGAVGPTGPNGRGVAIAAAPVAVAAPALAAPVLAARALAGHGAVNAGPAALGVLGAPALGWGHGGFARGLGWGAAGLRGHW; encoded by the exons ATGAACTCTTTG tttGTCGCTATTTTCGCTACCGTAGCAGTAGCAGCTAGTGCCAGTGGTATTGGACCAATAGGAG GTTGGGCTGCACCTGGTTGGGGTGCACCAGGCTGGGGCGCTGCCGGCTGGGGTGCTGGCGGCTGGGGCGCTGCTCCCCTTGGCTGGGGATATGGTGGACACGGAGCCGCCCTTGCCGTACCCGCTGTTAGAGTAGTTCAAGCTTCAGGAGTTGTTACAGGAGCTGGTGCTGCCGGACCATCCGGTGTAGTTACTGGAGCAGGAGCTGCTGGTCCTTCAG gtATTGTAACTGGTGCAGGAGCTGTTGGACCTACTGGACCTAATGGTAGAGGTGTAGCTATCGCCGCTGCCCCTGTAGCTGTCGCTGCTCCCGCTCTAGCTGCTCCAGTACTTGCCGCACGTGCACTTGCTGGTCACGGTGCCGTAAATGCTGGCCCTGCCGCATTAGGAGTTCTAGGTGCACCAGCTCTCGGTTGGGGACATGGAGGTTTCGCTAGAGGGCTAGGTTGGGGAGCCGCTGGATTGAGAGGTCACTGGTGA